A portion of the Toxoplasma gondii ME49 chromosome VIIb, whole genome shotgun sequence genome contains these proteins:
- a CDS encoding tetratricopeptide repeat-containing protein (encoded by transcript TGME49_263150), with translation MKKKKQSKRQTLTPQAALSARSAAAAELQKAGASEASSADSSSLPPSFFLQKAESLLNAFPPDFALALKFLKRGVSVHPSDVSLLVRTAEMLSEEGQLEEAKQLLQRAIEVEPDRNPEKFFYLAQIEEGRESLELFRRAVTLLETALQSLNASIADAEVRDKQACHSGQGATAAAVRLLKEERRRVVRQLVDAKCSMGELFMTDLCDAEEAEDACKAQVEGALGLAEAHGAGLPDALHLQASFLKTTGDIDGARAAALRAAHLIHTQLQRREELLRLLPSSSPASSSEEEEDVSCRELRVNLARVLIDVQEADAAVLLVSSCIEEDDQDADSWLILACGLYKAKKFAAARDSLEHLQQLLTSTGLAAEADHPVCVHTRELLRIVKEEEKKEPQVEDDDDDAWEDEEEAPDVDMNE, from the exons atgaagaagaagaagcagagcaaGCGGCAGACTCTCACTCCACAGGCAGCTCTCTCGGCGCGCTCGGCCGCCGCTGCAGAGCTCCAGAAGGCAGGCGCGTCCGAGGCTTCGTCTGCAGACAGCTCTTCGCTCCcgccgtccttcttcctgcagaAAGCCGAGAGTCTTCTCAACGCGTTTCCACCTGACTTTGCCCTGGCCCTCAAGTTCCTCAAACGCGGAGTGTCTGTGCACCCCAGCGACGTCTCGCTCCTCGTCCGCACCGCAGAGATGCTCTCCGAGGAAGGCCAGctcgaggaggcgaagcagcttCTCCAGCGCGCGATAGAAGTCGAG CCGGACCGGAATCCAGAGAAGTTTTTCTATCTCGCGCAAATCGAAGAAGGTCGGGAGAGCCTCGAACTGTTTCGACGCGCCGTCACACTCCTCGAGACTGCCTTGCAGAGTCTCAACGCGTCCATCGCCGACGCAGAAGTTCGAGACAAGCAGGCATGTCACTCAG GCCAAGGAGCGACGGCCGCCGCGGTGCGTTTGttgaaagaagagcggcgacgCGTCGTCCGGCAGCTGGTCGACGCGAAATGCAGCATGGGTGAGTTGTTCATGACGGATCTGtgcgacgcggaagaagctgaggacgcatgcaaggcGCAAGTCGAAGGCGCGCTCGGCCTCGCGGAGGCACACGGCGCAGGTCTCCCGGACGCGCTCCACCTACAAGCCTCCTTCCTCAAAACCACAG GCGACATCGATGGTGCCCGAGCGGCGGCCCTGCGCGCAGCTCATCTCATCCACACccagctgcagagacgcgaggagcttcttcgtctccttccatcttcttctccagcttcttcttctgaggaggaagaggatgTGAGCTGCAGAGAGTTGCGCGTCAACTTGGCGCGCGTTCTCATCGACGTCCAAGAAGCAGATGCCGCagttctcctcgtttcctcctgcATTGAAGAAGATGATCAAGAC gcTGACTCCTGGTTGATTCTCGCTTGCGGCCTGTACAAGGCCAAGAAATTCGCCGCTGCAAGAGACAGTCTGGAGCATCTGCAGCAG TTGCTGACGTCCACCGGTCTGGCGGCCGAGGCGGACCATCCCGTCTGCGTTCACACTCGCGAGCTTTTGCGAATtgtgaaggaagaagagaagaaggaaccgCAGGTCGAAGACGATGACGATGATGCctgggaagacgaagaagaagcgcccGATGTGGATATGAATGAATGA
- the RAD26 gene encoding SWI2/SNF2-containing protein RAD26 (encoded by transcript TGME49_263140~Gene product name based on ToxoDB Community Expert Annotation.), with product MAPANDTSASKQSDSLDSGRTTSAVDAVHESREADRGSAEAASLSGLSSERRFPSTWSSPQDGPDLGGDASSSHASCVVGGFSKQHDSYSGPSPNSEECQNANIHAVDGSSGGREGGALRLSTLGEDVFPQAKDPAGSDLSKDRNNCSLGAPCSALESLANEAGSGLDSSLSSSFLQRLGVRAVSASAVEERVQEELQQQEETLKKQRQRHRSSASSSSSSSSTALPSCQEAAGRSKAPSVRQPPSGGLRPSEKQAFFGDEKGGTEGQSATRSPGYGVEDHSGTGFDALVRGFASRLDPAVGEKETRERGGATNAEQAFSRKHEFSARQTRAADALRLTTQDSGSEGRFREASRHEDQQSCRAPEEDEQEKDREHPGALHRFPSPERPDEGGLHGVGREKERMVFLRGEDDEEDEEDGDEEELEEDECWTPEMQRTKQYRGGKKSRADLQASETPSLPPTGRADLKRKRGKISELSPSSEAAVRSVPPSRSRHVSPATGDGAVKRHLDVRKARKEAGTNDTSRRQRTTSPDLSSEEESAYSPEEMPSSASSVSSDGECKSSRSARGDTVASRSPSEARLCDPPRQRLPSHTPPSQASSGRLDKTSVDDSSLTVYRRRVTLFEKNARQSSDSAFGEEVLVSAEADERREQGEGDEGRGEASSESPQTFLRVPKFIWENLYPHQQTGVRWLWQLLKQGVGGIVGDEMGLGKTIQAVAFLAALHHSGVLQDLWEFQRQAVARAAMSSMPRGAAAAGSSRLLRKKGGDGGVLVVCPATVLHQWAKEFHLWYPPLRVCVFHQKSIDRLEEAARAAEESNGILLTTYETFRMHLRLLLRYVWKMAILDEGQKIRNPHAAITLAVKQLPTPHRLILSATPIQNNLQEFWSLLDFAAPGRLGTLPVFLEQIAEPITMGGYANASRESVEAAYRCACLLRKVALPLILRRSKKEMQEFLRLPNKAEEVLLCNMTAEQYALYVDFLAVQKARFSRHHYHPNDAFSSPFEASEETLEKRDRCRMLFTLSVLRKIANHPDLLLVHNEVRPEDYGNPERSGKLIVLREVLRVWKAEGRRVLLFAQTVQMLDILQRFLETCDPSVPSSSSSAPSSTLGGKKGFSFLRLDGGVPVASRHAIVDSFQRDSSIFALLLTTRVGGVGLNLTAADRVVIFDPDWNPMTDMQARERSWRIGQSKDVCIYRLLTSGSVEEKVYHRQVFKFFLSQKVLQDPRQRKFFKRNDLQEMLEPPPPPPGYSASSAPGVGACVSSKYRDWLRGGIRWERRAAEKAFKGGRSEETVETGTRKVWGDQPEVEDETWQAFQRAAAEAGTDGNLGEELARENNLILKTLLDAQGIKTSLTQDDLERPLLDASIVDRQSRDIAKAAMQALRNSQLERMSHGIDVPTWTGKCGRAGIPAAAARRSNASRSASSSTSASLCSLSSPSSGVAASILAGLRKLQRSLRASREPSLDSRAASLSQDRDDRGSKSREGARTGERDETVSLTFEEKKLAEEILHFFLSRPESDFAVTTGELLEAFAPRIPSMQREKTSSDKTFGEEITTGMKDERRARRGRKGGREELTEQHLERQCVESRGTTRA from the exons ATGGCACCAGCAAATGACACGAGCGCCAGCAAACAAAGTGACTCGCTCGACTCTGGAAGAACCACTTCAGCCGTCGATGCAGTACACGAAAGTAGGGAGGCCGACCGAGGTTCTGCTGAGGCAGCCAGTCTCTCAGGTCTCAGCAGTGAGCGTCGTTTTCCAAGCACATGGTCAAGCCCACAAGATGGTCCCGACCTGGGCGGCGATGCGTCGAGTTCGCACGCATCGTGTGTTGTCGGAGGCTTTTCAAAACAACATGACAGCTATTCAGGGCCGTCTCCGAATTCGGAGGAGTGCCAGAATGCAAATATCCATGCTGTGGACGGCAGCAGTGGAggccgagaaggcggcgccCTGAGGCTTTCTACTCTTGGTGAAGATGTCTTTCCACAGGCTAAAGATCCTGCGGGGTCCGATTTGTCGAAAGACAGGAACAACTGTTCTCTTGGTGCACCATGCAGCGCACTTGAGTCTCTCGCTAACGAGGCTGGAAGTGGACTCgactcgtctctctcctcgtcttttctgcagCGCTTAGGCGTACGTGCGGTTTCTGCCTCAGCAGTAGAAGAACGCGTTCAAGAGGAACTTCAGCAACAGGAAGAAacgctgaagaagcagagacagagacatcgATCGTCGgcgtcctcctcctcctctaGTTCCTCGACAGCCCTGCCGTCTTGTCAAGAGGCAGCCGGTCGGTCTAAAGCGCCTTCGGTCCGACAACCGCCTTCGGGAGGCCTCCGGCCTTCCGAGAAGCAGGCGTTTttcggagacgagaaaggggGAACGGAGGGACAGAGCGCCACACGTTCTCCAGGCTATGGGGTGGAAGATCACAGCGGCACTGGCTTCGATGCGCTCGTAAGAGGATTCGCCTCTCGGCTGGATCCAGCTgtcggagaaaaggagacacgggagagaggcggagcgACAAATGCCGAGCAGGCGTTTTCGCGGAAACACGAATTTTCTGCTCGGCAAACTCGCGCGGCAGACGCACTGCGACTGACAACACAAGATTCCGGCTCGGAAGGCCGATTCCGTGAAGCATCACGACACGAAGACCAACAGAGCTGTAGAGCAcccgaggaagacgaacaagagaaagacagggaaCACCCAGGGGCGCTGCATCGCTTTCCGTCCCCCGAGCGACCTGACGAGGGAGGGCTCCATGGAGTAGGACGCGAAAAGGAGCGAATGGTGTTTctcagaggcgaagacgacgaagaagatgaagaagatggagatgaagaggaactTGAGGAGGATGAGTGCTGGACGCCGGAGATGCAGAGAACAAAGCAGTATCGAGGGGGTAAGAAAAGTCGCGCCGATCTACAGGCGAGTGAAACGCCGTCACTCCCGCCCACTGGTCGTGCTGatctgaaaaggaaacgaggaaagattTCTGAGCTCTCCCCTAGTAGCGAAGCTGCAGTCCGTAGCGTACCTCCAAGCCGTTCCCGCCATGTCTCACCTGCTACCGGGGATGGCGCCGTGAAGAGACATCTCGACGTCcgaaaagcgaggaaagaagcaggCACAAATGACACttccaggagacagaggacaaCTTCGCCTGATCTCTCATCTGAAGAAGAATCGGCGTACAGCCCCGAAGAGAtgccttcttccgcttcttctgtgtcttctgacGGCGAATGCAAGTCATCACGGTCAGCGCGAGGGGACACCGTCGCCTCCCGGTCTCCGTCGGAGGCGCGTCTTTGCGACCCGCCTCGCCAGCGACTACCGAGTCACACACCGCCTTCTCAGGCTTCCTCTGGACGTCTGGACAAAACGTCGGTGGACGACTCGTCTCTTACAGTGTATCGTCGTCGCGTGACTCTGTTCGAAAAGAACGCGCGACAAAGCAGCGACTCAGCCTTCGGCGAAGAGGTCCTTGTTTCTGCCGAGGcggacgagaggagagagcagggtgagggagacgaaggccgcGGAGAAGCCTCTTCCGAGTCTCCCCAGACCTTCCTCAGAGTGCCGAAATTCATCTGGGAGAACCTGTATCCGCACCAGCAGACAGGGGTTCGCTGGCTGTGGCAACTGCTCAAGCAAGGTGTGGGCGGAATTGTCGGGGACGAGATGGGTCTCGGCAAAACGATCCAGGCTGTCGCCTTTCTGGCTGCTCTGCACCACTCTGGCGTCTTGCAG GACTTGTGGGAGTTCCAGCGTCAAGCAGTCGCCCGAGCTGCGATGTCGTCGATGCCgcgcggcgcggctgctgctggaTCTTCTCGGCTCTTGCGAAAAAAAgggggagacggaggagtTCTCGTTGTTTGTCCGGCAACGGTTCTCCACCAGTGGGCGAAGGAGTTTCATCTTTGGTACCCACCActgcgcgtctgcgtcttccacCAAAAG AGTATTGATCGtctggaagaagcagcgcggGCAGCTGAGGAGAGCAACGGCATTCTTCTGACAACTTACGAGACGTTTCGAATGCATCTC CGACTTCTCCTGCGATACGTCTGGAAGATGGCCATTTTGGATGAAGGACAGAAAATACGGAATCCGCATGCGGCAATTACCCTCGCCGTTAAACAA CTGCCGACTCCGCATCGTTTGATTCTCTCCGCGACGCCGATTCAGAACAACTTGCAGGAATTCTGGTCGCTTCTGGATTTCGCTGCGCCTGGGCGCCTCGGCACACTGcctgtcttcctcgagcAAATTGCAGAACCGATCACAATG gGAGGGTACGCAAACGCTTCCCGGGAGAGCGTGGAGGCCGCGTACCGCTGTGCGTGTCTTCTGCGTAAAGTTGCACTGCCTCTGATTCTTAGACGATCCAAGAAAGAAATGCAAGaatttctgcgtctcccaAACAAAGCTGAAGAG GTACTCTTGTGCAACATGACTGCGGAGCAGTACGCCCTGTACGTGGACTTTCTCGCCGTACAGAAGGCGCGCTTTTCTCGACACCACTATCACCCAAACgatgcgttttcctctccctttgaggcttctgaagagacgctggagaaacgcgacagatGCCGCATGCTCTTCACTCTGTCCGTGCTGAGAAAAATTGCCAATCACCCTGACCTGCTTCTGGTCCACAACGAGGTCCGCCCCGAGGACTACGGAAATCCAGAGAG GTCTGGAAAACTGATCGTCTTGCGAGAAGTCCTTCGCGTCTGGAAGGCCGAGGGCCGgcgcgttctcctctttgctcAAACAGTTCAAATGCTCGACATTCTCCAGCGTTTCCTCGAAACCTGCGACCCCTCAgtgccttcgtcttcttcctcggcgccttcttcgacACTCGGCGGAAAAAAAGGATTCTCGTTTTTGCGCTTGGACGGCGGAGTTCCGGTCGCCAGTCGACATGCAATAGTGGACAGCTTCCAAAGAGACTCG TCCATCTTTGCGCTGCTTCTCACGACGCGCGTCGGCGGCGTCGGCCTCAATCTCACCGCAGCAGATCGAGTTGTGATTTTCGACCCAGATTGGAATCCGATGACTGACATGCAG GCTCGAGAGCGCAGCTGGCGAATTGGCCAGAGCAAAGACGTCTGCATTTACCGGCTGCTGACCTCGGGGAGCGTGGAAGAGAAAGTGTACCACCGACAAGTCTTCAAGTTCTTCTTGAGTCAGAAGGTCCTGCAGGACCCGCGGCAGCGAAAGTTTTTCAAGCGCAATGACCTGCAG GAAATGCTGGAGCCGCCTCCACCTCCGCCAGGATACTCCGCGAGCTCTGCGCCAGGCGTCGGTGCCTGCGTGTCTTCGAA GTATCGCGACTGGCTGCGCGGCGGGATCCGGTGGGAGCGGCGAGCTGCGGAGAAGGCCTTCAAGGGCGGTcggagcgaggagacagtggagacaggcaCGAGGAAAGTGTGGGGTGACCAGCCGGAGGTGGAGGACGAGACCTGGCAGGCCTTCCAGCGCGCAGCAGCCGAGGCCGGCACCGACGGCAACCTGGGCGAAGAGCTGGCTCGTGAAAACAACCTCATTTTGAAGACGTTGCTCGACGCTCAAGGCATCAAG ACATCCCTGACGCAAGACGACTTAGAACGACCTCTTCTGGACGCTTCCATCGTCGATCGCCAGAGTCGCGACATTG cgaAGGCGGCGATGCAGGCGCTGCGCAACTCGCAGCTGGAGCGCATGTCTCACGGCATCGAC GTTCCAACGTGGACGGGGAAATGCGGACGCGCTGGCATTCCCGCCGCAGCGGCCAGACGATCGAACGCTTCAcgatctgcttcttcctcgacttctgcgtctctctgctccctctcttctccgtcctccgGTGTTGCTGCGTCCATTCTCGCTGGCCTGCGGAAGCTTCAGCGTTCGTTG aGAGCATCCAGAGAGCCTTCGCTCGACAGCCGGGCCGCGTCACTTTCGCAAGACCGAGACGACCGAGGAAGCAAAAGTAGAGAAGGAGCCAGaaccggagagagagacgaaactgTCTCCCTCACAtttgaggagaagaaactggcTGAGGAAattcttcacttttttctctcgcggcCAGAAAGCGACTTTGCTGTCACCACTGGAGAG CTGTTGGAGGCGTTCGCGCCGCGGATCCCGAGtatgcagcgagagaaaacgtctTCTGACAAGACGTTTGGGGAAGAGATAACAACGGGGATGAAAGATGAAAGGAGAGCaagacgagggaggaagggaggacgagaagaattGACAGAACAGCATCTGGAAAGACAGTGTGTCGAATCGAGGGGAACCACGAGAGCATAG
- a CDS encoding hypothetical protein (encoded by transcript TGME49_263135), whose amino-acid sequence MQEHSHRLGIICPEVESDRKTEGGKVDAFRKFDVMRVPTQIERAQMDIPGLALAAEWIGLLLTSQPLRCSLPACFSGSKQDPQLKKKEDDTLSFPTKNVYTSGSFKFFGLVTF is encoded by the exons ATGCAAGAACATTCCCACCGTCTTGGCATCATCTGCCCCGAGGTGGAGAgtgacagaaaaacagaaggcgGGAAAGTGGATGCATTCCGTAAGTTTGATGTAATGCGGGTACCTACACAAATCGAAAGAGCTCAAATGGACATTCCAGGCCTGGCTTTGGCTGCCGAATGGATAGGGCTGCTACTGACCAGTCAACCTCTGAGGTGCTCCCTTCCCGCTTGCTTTTCTGGGTCAAAACAAGACCCTCAGCTCAAAAAAAA GGAAGACGACACATTGTCTTTTCCGACGAAGAACGTCTATACAAGCGGGTCTTTCAAATTTTTCGGCTTGGTAACGTTTTAA